In Candidatus Methylomirabilota bacterium, the following proteins share a genomic window:
- a CDS encoding sigma-54 dependent transcriptional regulator: MKRRLLLVEDDEVFLRPLHRTLELKGYEVVPVQSAEEALESLKTEDVDLVLTDRRLPGMDGVELVRRIKTDHPDLAVVVMTAYGTIESAVEAMRLGAEDYLVKPFEAAELLLVIRRAIEFQELKSANRRTIRRNQERFTFSNIVAASASMQVIFDLLRSVVDLDTTVLIQGETGTGKELLARSIHFSGARRDRPFVPVNCAAIPAELFESELFGSRRGAFTGAVEHRRGHFQMANGGTLLLDEIGEMPLNLQSKLLRAIEERKVTSVGADRPVDIDVRFIATTNKDLPAEVERGAFRRDLFYRLSVMPVRVPALRERQEDIPLLARHFVEQGCRRLKKTAREISAESLGALMRYPWPGNVRELENVIERAVIVSQGDTLSDVERFLAPTGAQAPVDLSLPFRDAKARVVEDFERAYIEGLLKSHGGKLTAAAKHADMDPKNFSDKMQRYGLRRSPPSEPSA; encoded by the coding sequence ATGAAGCGACGTCTCCTGCTGGTCGAGGACGACGAGGTCTTCCTGCGCCCGCTGCACCGCACCCTCGAGCTGAAGGGCTACGAGGTGGTACCGGTGCAGAGCGCGGAGGAGGCCCTCGAGTCCCTCAAGACCGAGGACGTGGACCTGGTGCTCACCGACCGCCGCCTGCCCGGCATGGACGGGGTGGAGCTGGTGCGGCGCATCAAGACGGACCACCCCGACCTCGCGGTGGTGGTGATGACGGCCTACGGCACCATCGAGTCGGCGGTGGAGGCGATGCGGCTGGGGGCCGAGGACTACCTGGTGAAGCCCTTCGAGGCCGCCGAGCTGCTGCTGGTGATCCGGCGGGCGATCGAGTTCCAGGAGCTGAAGTCGGCGAATCGCCGCACGATCCGTCGCAACCAGGAGCGGTTTACCTTCAGCAACATCGTGGCGGCCAGCGCGAGCATGCAGGTGATCTTCGACCTGCTCCGCTCGGTGGTGGACCTCGACACCACCGTGCTGATCCAGGGGGAGACCGGAACCGGCAAGGAGCTGCTCGCGCGCTCGATCCACTTCTCGGGCGCGCGGCGGGATCGGCCCTTCGTGCCGGTCAACTGCGCGGCGATACCCGCGGAGCTGTTCGAGTCGGAGCTGTTCGGCTCGCGGCGGGGCGCCTTCACCGGCGCGGTGGAGCACCGGCGCGGCCACTTCCAGATGGCCAACGGCGGCACCCTGCTGCTCGACGAGATCGGAGAGATGCCGCTGAATCTCCAGTCGAAGCTGCTGCGGGCCATCGAGGAGCGGAAGGTGACGTCGGTCGGTGCGGATCGGCCGGTGGACATCGACGTGCGCTTCATCGCCACCACCAACAAGGACCTGCCGGCCGAGGTCGAGCGCGGGGCCTTCCGGCGCGATCTCTTCTATCGGCTCTCGGTGATGCCGGTCCGGGTCCCCGCGCTCCGCGAGCGCCAGGAGGACATTCCGCTCCTCGCGCGGCACTTCGTCGAGCAGGGCTGCCGTCGCCTCAAGAAGACGGCCCGCGAGATCTCGGCCGAGAGTCTGGGCGCCCTGATGCGCTACCCGTGGCCCGGCAACGTGCGCGAGCTGGAGAACGTCATCGAGCGGGCGGTGATCGTGTCCCAGGGCGATACGCTGTCGGACGTCGAGCGCTTCCTCGCCCCGACCGGCGCCCAGGCGCCGGTCGATCTCTCGCTGCCGTTCCGCGACGCCAAGGCCCGGGTGGTCGAGGATTTCGAGCGCGCCTACATCGAGGGCTTGCTCAAGAGCCACGGGGGCAAGCTCACCGCGGCGGCCAAGCACGCGGACATGGATCCCAAGAACTTCTCGGACAAGATGCAGCGCTACGGCCTGCGCCGGTCGCCGCCGTCCGAGCCGTCCGCCTAG